The proteins below come from a single Aquabacterium sp. A3 genomic window:
- the purD gene encoding phosphoribosylamine--glycine ligase, which yields MNILVIGSGGREHALAWKLAQSPKAQKVYVAPGNGGTARDPRLVNVPISDVKALADFAEANKINLTVVGPEAPLAAGVVDEFRARGLRIFGPTKKAAQLESSKAFAKDFMRRHGIPTAFYDTFTDAAKAHDYVNEKGAPIVIKADGLAAGKGVVVAMTLEEAHEAIDFMLLDNKLGVQHNEGGARVVIEEFLAGEEASFIVMADGKNVAVMATSQDHKRLLDADEGPNTGGMGAYSPAPVVTPNVYAKAMQEIILPTLAGMAKDGAPFTGFLYAGLMIDGQGNPKTLEFNTRMGDPETQPIMMRLKSDLIDVMLHATDGTLDQIELQWDRRFALGVVVAAGGYPLDPKKGDVITGLPADADDAMVFHAGTSMGEDGQVRTSGGRVLCVTALGDSAKLAQQRAYEYMRGIAFDGMQFRSDIGWRAIKAR from the coding sequence ATGAACATCCTTGTCATCGGTTCGGGCGGCCGCGAGCACGCCCTGGCCTGGAAACTGGCCCAGTCCCCCAAGGCTCAAAAGGTCTATGTGGCGCCGGGCAATGGCGGCACCGCGCGCGATCCGCGCCTGGTCAATGTGCCCATCTCTGACGTGAAGGCCCTGGCCGACTTTGCCGAGGCCAACAAGATCAACCTGACGGTGGTGGGCCCTGAGGCCCCCTTGGCCGCTGGCGTGGTCGATGAGTTCCGCGCCCGTGGTCTGCGCATCTTCGGCCCCACGAAGAAGGCCGCTCAGCTGGAAAGTTCCAAGGCGTTTGCCAAGGACTTCATGAGGCGCCATGGCATCCCTACCGCGTTTTACGACACCTTCACCGACGCGGCCAAGGCCCACGATTACGTGAACGAGAAGGGTGCGCCCATCGTCATCAAGGCCGATGGCCTGGCGGCGGGCAAGGGCGTGGTCGTGGCCATGACGCTGGAAGAAGCGCATGAGGCCATCGACTTCATGCTGCTGGACAACAAGCTGGGCGTGCAGCACAACGAAGGTGGCGCGCGCGTGGTGATCGAGGAGTTTCTGGCCGGCGAAGAGGCCAGCTTCATCGTCATGGCCGACGGCAAGAACGTGGCCGTGATGGCCACCAGTCAGGACCACAAACGCCTGCTGGACGCCGACGAAGGCCCCAACACCGGTGGCATGGGCGCGTATTCGCCCGCACCGGTGGTGACGCCCAATGTGTATGCCAAGGCCATGCAGGAGATCATCCTGCCCACCCTGGCGGGCATGGCCAAGGATGGCGCGCCGTTCACGGGCTTCCTGTACGCCGGTCTGATGATCGACGGCCAGGGCAACCCCAAGACGCTGGAGTTCAACACCCGCATGGGCGACCCGGAAACCCAGCCCATCATGATGCGCCTCAAGAGCGATCTGATCGACGTGATGCTGCACGCCACGGACGGCACGCTGGACCAGATCGAGCTGCAGTGGGACCGCCGCTTTGCCCTGGGCGTGGTGGTGGCCGCGGGCGGCTATCCGCTGGACCCGAAGAAGGGTGACGTGATCACCGGCTTGCCGGCCGACGCCGACGACGCGATGGTGTTTCATGCCGGTACCTCGATGGGCGAGGACGGCCAGGTGCGCACCAGCGGCGGCCGCGTGCTGTGCGTGACGGCCCTGGGCGATTCGGCCAAGCTGGCGCAGCAGCGCGCTTACGAGTACATGCGAGGCATCGCCTTCGACGGCATGCAGTTCCGCAGCGACATCGGCTGGCGCGCCATCAAGGCGCGCTGA
- the hemF gene encoding oxygen-dependent coproporphyrinogen oxidase, whose protein sequence is MDTQAVRAYLLGLQDRIVAAFEAEDGTPFVRDAWVRGPQERLQGDGCSRLVEQGGVLERGGCNFSHVKGPQLPPSATQHRPELAGLPFEAMGVSLVFHPRNPYVPTVHMNVRMLAAHKPDGSVVAWFGGGMDLTPYYGFEDDARHFHQVCKDALAPFGPDRHPRYKTWCDEYFYLKHRQEARGVGGIFFDDVADLGFEGGFALIRAVGDAFTQAYLPILQRRREHPYGERERDFQAYRRGRYVEFNLVWDRGTLFGLQSGGRTESILMSMPPIVQWRYDWHPEPGTPEARLYADFLPPRDWV, encoded by the coding sequence ATGGACACACAGGCTGTGCGCGCATACCTTCTGGGCTTGCAAGACCGCATCGTGGCGGCCTTCGAGGCCGAAGACGGCACGCCGTTTGTGCGTGACGCCTGGGTGCGAGGGCCGCAGGAGCGCCTGCAGGGCGACGGGTGTTCACGCCTGGTGGAGCAAGGCGGTGTGCTGGAACGGGGGGGGTGCAACTTTTCGCACGTCAAGGGCCCGCAGTTGCCGCCCTCGGCCACCCAGCACCGGCCCGAGTTGGCGGGCCTGCCCTTCGAGGCCATGGGCGTGTCGCTGGTGTTTCACCCGCGCAACCCGTATGTGCCCACCGTGCACATGAATGTGCGCATGCTGGCGGCCCACAAGCCCGACGGCAGCGTGGTGGCCTGGTTTGGTGGTGGCATGGACCTCACGCCTTACTACGGCTTCGAGGACGATGCGCGCCACTTCCACCAGGTCTGCAAGGATGCTTTGGCGCCGTTCGGGCCGGACCGCCATCCGCGCTACAAAACCTGGTGCGATGAGTACTTTTACTTGAAGCACCGACAAGAGGCGCGCGGCGTGGGCGGCATCTTCTTTGATGATGTGGCCGACCTGGGTTTTGAGGGTGGTTTTGCCCTGATACGCGCTGTGGGCGATGCCTTCACGCAGGCCTACCTGCCCATCCTGCAGCGCCGCCGCGAGCATCCCTACGGCGAGCGAGAGCGGGACTTCCAGGCCTACCGACGCGGCCGGTACGTCGAGTTCAACCTGGTGTGGGACCGTGGCACCTTGTTCGGACTGCAGTCGGGCGGGCGCACTGAAAGCATCCTGATGTCCATGCCGCCCATCGTGCAGTGGCGCTATGACTGGCACCCCGAGCCCGGCACCCCCGAGGCCCGCCTGTACGCCGACTTCCTTCCCCCCCGTGACTGGGTCTGA
- a CDS encoding YebC/PmpR family DNA-binding transcriptional regulator produces the protein MAGHSKWANIQHRKGRQDEKRGKIWTRLTREIIVAARQGGGDIAMNPRLRLAIDKAKAANMPADNIKRNVDKATGNLDGVTYEEIRYEGYGIGGAAIIVDCMTDNRVRTVAEVRHAFSKHGGNLGTEGSVAFQFKHVGQFLFAPGASEDKIMEVALEAGAEDVITHDDGSIEVLCAPTDFEAVKNALEGADLMPEMAEVTMRAENSIELAGDDAARMQKLLDVLEDLDDVQDVFHNAELN, from the coding sequence ATGGCTGGTCATTCCAAATGGGCCAACATTCAACACCGCAAAGGCCGTCAGGACGAAAAACGCGGCAAGATCTGGACCCGCCTCACCCGTGAAATCATCGTGGCCGCGCGCCAGGGTGGTGGCGACATCGCCATGAACCCGCGCCTGCGCCTGGCCATCGACAAGGCCAAGGCCGCCAACATGCCGGCCGACAACATCAAGCGCAACGTGGACAAGGCCACGGGCAACCTGGATGGGGTCACCTACGAAGAAATCCGCTACGAAGGCTATGGCATCGGTGGCGCCGCCATCATCGTGGACTGCATGACCGACAACCGGGTGCGCACGGTGGCCGAGGTGCGTCACGCCTTCAGCAAGCACGGGGGCAACCTGGGCACCGAAGGCTCGGTGGCCTTCCAGTTCAAGCACGTGGGCCAGTTTCTGTTTGCACCGGGTGCCAGCGAAGACAAGATCATGGAAGTGGCCCTGGAAGCCGGCGCCGAAGACGTGATCACGCATGACGACGGCTCCATCGAGGTGCTGTGCGCCCCGACGGATTTCGAGGCCGTCAAGAACGCCCTGGAAGGTGCCGACCTGATGCCCGAAATGGCCGAAGTCACCATGCGCGCCGAGAATTCCATCGAACTGGCCGGTGACGACGCCGCCCGAATGCAGAAACTGCTGGACGTGCTGGAAGACCTGGACGATGTTCAGGATGTCTTCCACAACGCCGAACTCAACTGA
- the rlmH gene encoding 23S rRNA (pseudouridine(1915)-N(3))-methyltransferase RlmH, with translation MKCTVLTIGQRLPDWAQTACEDYLKRFPPDWKVEVKAVKAEPREGKPVAAIMQAEAARMEAALPKGTRRVILDERGTRLTSVQLAQRTEAWQHDGRDVALIIGGADGIDPAFKQTADEAIRLSDMTLPHALARVLLLEQLYRAWSLRHNHPYHRA, from the coding sequence ATGAAGTGCACCGTGCTGACCATCGGCCAGCGCCTGCCCGACTGGGCGCAAACGGCCTGCGAGGACTACCTCAAGCGCTTCCCACCAGACTGGAAGGTGGAGGTCAAGGCCGTCAAGGCCGAGCCGCGCGAGGGCAAGCCCGTGGCCGCGATCATGCAGGCCGAGGCGGCCCGGATGGAGGCCGCCTTGCCCAAGGGCACGCGCCGTGTGATCCTGGACGAGCGGGGCACTCGCCTCACCAGCGTGCAGTTGGCCCAGCGCACTGAAGCCTGGCAGCACGACGGTCGCGATGTGGCGCTGATCATCGGCGGTGCCGATGGCATTGATCCGGCCTTCAAGCAAACGGCCGACGAGGCCATACGGTTGTCGGACATGACCTTGCCCCATGCCCTGGCCCGGGTGCTGCTGCTGGAGCAGCTCTACCGAGCCTGGTCCTTGAGACACAACCACCCCTACCACCGCGCCTGA
- the nadD gene encoding nicotinate-nucleotide adenylyltransferase, producing the protein MPAAARRIGLMGGSFDPVHVAHVALAEVALRHLALDEVRWVPVGQAWQKARQLAPAKHRLAMVQAAIQHEPRFVLDDCEVRRGGPSYTLDTVRELQAQRPGCEWFLIIGQDQYANLPTWQGWEELLSRVTLAVACRGDDAPRAPAALKGRHRLTRLPLPALHVSSTEIRAHLNQGQPPTSLVPHWLSEPVARYIANHQLYASGAPR; encoded by the coding sequence GTGCCTGCAGCCGCCCGTCGCATTGGTTTGATGGGCGGCAGTTTTGACCCGGTGCATGTGGCCCATGTGGCCCTGGCCGAGGTCGCGCTGCGCCATCTGGCGCTTGATGAGGTGCGCTGGGTGCCGGTGGGTCAGGCCTGGCAGAAGGCCCGACAGTTGGCCCCTGCCAAGCACCGCCTGGCCATGGTGCAGGCCGCCATCCAGCATGAGCCTCGTTTCGTGCTGGACGACTGCGAGGTGCGTCGCGGTGGCCCGTCGTACACCTTGGATACCGTGCGCGAATTGCAGGCCCAGCGCCCGGGCTGTGAGTGGTTTCTCATCATCGGGCAAGACCAATATGCCAACCTGCCCACCTGGCAGGGCTGGGAAGAGCTGCTGAGCCGGGTCACCCTGGCGGTGGCCTGCCGGGGCGACGATGCACCTCGGGCGCCCGCCGCGCTGAAGGGGCGTCACCGCCTGACGCGCCTGCCGCTGCCAGCGCTGCATGTCTCGTCCACCGAGATCCGCGCACACCTGAATCAGGGGCAGCCCCCCACCTCCCTGGTGCCCCACTGGCTGAGTGAGCCCGTGGCGCGCTATATTGCCAACCATCAACTCTACGCCTCTGGCGCCCCCCGCTGA
- the lplT gene encoding lysophospholipid transporter LplT, which translates to MKKGFYTIMLAQFFSSLADNALFVAAVALLHAQGAHEWQRAALVPMFALFYVVLAPFVGAFADALPKGRVMFISNSIKVVGCLMMLFGHHPLLAYAVVGLGAAAYSPAKYGILTELLPPSQLVKANGWIEGLTITSIILGVVLGGQLMGPVLAPHLQAWLDGVGGLQAPSAAEAAIASITVLYVVAAGFNLRIPRTVSHHHAMNAHPVALVRDFVDCNRRLWRDRLGQISLATTTLFWGVSGNLRYIVLAWAAVALGYDTTKASALVGVVAVGTAVGAVWASMKMQLDRATAVIPLGVGMGVLVLGMNFLRDVELTIPFMILLGGLGGFLVVPMNALLQHRGHNLMGAGRSIAVQNFNEQACILALGALYAGLTTAGLSAYGAITAFGLVVAGTMALIGLWHRHNAKHHAQELERLLEIARNDAHHATLVPPTSDGKHY; encoded by the coding sequence ATGAAAAAAGGCTTTTACACGATCATGCTGGCGCAGTTCTTCAGCTCGCTGGCCGATAACGCCTTGTTCGTCGCGGCCGTTGCCTTGCTGCATGCCCAGGGTGCCCACGAGTGGCAGCGCGCCGCCCTCGTGCCCATGTTCGCGCTGTTCTACGTGGTGCTGGCCCCCTTTGTGGGGGCCTTCGCCGACGCCTTGCCCAAAGGGCGCGTGATGTTCATTTCCAACAGCATCAAGGTGGTCGGCTGCCTGATGATGCTGTTCGGACACCACCCCCTGCTGGCTTATGCGGTGGTGGGGCTGGGTGCTGCGGCTTATTCGCCGGCCAAGTACGGCATCCTCACCGAGTTGCTTCCGCCCTCCCAATTGGTGAAGGCCAATGGCTGGATCGAAGGCTTGACCATCACCTCCATCATCCTCGGGGTGGTGTTGGGTGGGCAACTGATGGGGCCTGTGCTGGCGCCTCACCTTCAGGCCTGGCTGGATGGCGTGGGCGGACTGCAGGCGCCCTCTGCGGCTGAAGCGGCCATTGCCAGCATCACCGTGTTGTACGTGGTGGCAGCGGGTTTCAACCTGCGCATTCCGCGCACGGTGTCGCACCACCATGCCATGAACGCCCACCCCGTGGCGCTGGTGCGCGATTTTGTCGATTGCAACCGCCGTCTGTGGCGCGATCGGCTGGGGCAGATCTCCTTGGCCACCACCACGCTGTTCTGGGGGGTGTCTGGCAACCTGCGGTACATCGTTCTGGCCTGGGCCGCCGTGGCCTTGGGCTATGACACCACGAAGGCGTCGGCGCTCGTGGGTGTGGTGGCCGTGGGCACCGCCGTCGGCGCCGTGTGGGCTTCCATGAAGATGCAACTGGATCGCGCGACCGCCGTCATCCCGCTGGGGGTGGGCATGGGGGTACTGGTGCTGGGCATGAACTTCCTGCGGGATGTGGAGCTCACAATTCCGTTCATGATTTTGCTGGGCGGCCTGGGTGGGTTTCTGGTCGTGCCCATGAATGCCTTGCTTCAGCATCGGGGGCACAACCTCATGGGGGCGGGGCGTTCCATCGCCGTTCAGAACTTCAATGAGCAGGCTTGCATCCTCGCGCTCGGGGCGCTGTACGCCGGGCTCACCACGGCAGGTCTGTCGGCCTATGGGGCCATCACGGCCTTTGGGCTGGTGGTGGCGGGCACCATGGCGCTCATCGGGCTGTGGCACCGTCACAATGCGAAGCATCACGCCCAGGAGCTGGAGCGTTTGCTCGAGATCGCGCGCAATGATGCGCATCATGCAACGCTGGTGCCCCCCACCAGCGACGGCAAGCATTACTGA
- the alr gene encoding alanine racemase, giving the protein MPRPLEALVHLDALRHNLGVVRQHAPDAAVWAVVKANAYGHGLERAYQGLRAADGFALLDLNEARKLREMDWRGPILLLEGVFDARDLEWCSRLNLWHVVHSEAQIDWLAQHKTEWPHRVFLKMNSGMNRLGFRPEAFRQAWARLSALPQVDEVSFITHFSDADGPRGIAHQLEVFVQHTHDLPGERSLCNSAATLRHAHDPAVRGDWVRPGVMLYGASPDHPEHPASHWGLKPAMSLRSQLIAIQHLNAGDTVGYGSRFVAPRAMRIGVVACGYADGYPRHAPDGTPVLVDGQRTGVAGRVSMDMITVSLEHLPDAAVGSEVTLWGTGPADSLLPIDEVAAHCGTIGYELMCAVSPRVPFVVIDPQDRDPQDSGHARAQA; this is encoded by the coding sequence ATGCCCCGCCCTCTCGAAGCCCTCGTTCACCTGGACGCCCTGCGACACAACCTGGGCGTGGTTCGTCAACACGCACCGGACGCGGCGGTCTGGGCCGTGGTCAAGGCCAACGCCTACGGCCATGGCCTGGAGCGCGCCTACCAGGGCCTGCGCGCCGCCGATGGCTTTGCCCTGCTGGACCTCAACGAAGCACGCAAGCTGCGCGAGATGGACTGGCGCGGCCCGATCCTGCTGCTGGAGGGGGTGTTCGACGCGCGCGACCTGGAGTGGTGCTCGCGACTGAACCTGTGGCACGTCGTGCACAGTGAAGCCCAGATCGACTGGCTGGCGCAACACAAGACCGAATGGCCGCACCGTGTCTTCCTGAAGATGAATTCGGGCATGAACCGCCTGGGCTTTCGGCCAGAGGCGTTTCGACAGGCCTGGGCGCGCCTGAGCGCCTTGCCACAGGTGGACGAAGTCTCGTTCATCACACATTTCTCGGATGCCGATGGCCCCCGTGGCATCGCCCATCAGCTTGAGGTGTTCGTGCAGCACACGCACGACCTGCCGGGCGAGCGCAGCCTGTGCAACAGCGCCGCCACCCTGCGCCACGCGCATGATCCGGCCGTGCGCGGCGACTGGGTTCGGCCAGGCGTGATGCTGTACGGCGCATCGCCCGACCACCCCGAACACCCGGCCTCGCACTGGGGCCTGAAGCCCGCCATGAGCTTGCGCTCTCAACTCATCGCCATCCAGCACCTGAACGCTGGCGACACGGTGGGCTATGGCAGCCGTTTCGTGGCGCCCCGGGCCATGCGCATCGGCGTGGTGGCCTGTGGCTACGCCGACGGCTACCCTCGGCACGCGCCCGATGGCACGCCCGTGCTGGTCGATGGCCAACGCACCGGCGTGGCCGGCCGGGTGTCGATGGACATGATCACCGTCAGCCTGGAGCACCTGCCCGACGCGGCCGTGGGCAGCGAGGTCACCCTGTGGGGCACCGGACCCGCAGACAGCCTGTTGCCCATCGACGAGGTGGCGGCCCATTGCGGCACGATCGGCTATGAACTGATGTGTGCGGTCTCCCCCCGGGTACCCTTCGTGGTGATCGACCCGCAAGACCGCGACCCGCAAGACAGCGGCCATGCCAGGGCGCAGGCCTGA
- a CDS encoding Maf family protein, with product MNSTVSASLPADLANEGQPWLYLASQSPRRRQLLDQLGVRHALLLPDADEDAEALEAERAGESPDDYVQRVTLAKWHAAMARMQARFCRDAEAWPLGPVLCADTTVALGSTILGKPTDAADATRMLRSLSGRTHRVLTAVCVHGQLRVSASQVRWRALDDAEIERYVASGEPFGKAGAYAIQGRSGAWTEHIDGSYSGIMGLPLYDTAELLKPMGWSF from the coding sequence ATGAACTCAACGGTGTCCGCGTCATTGCCTGCTGACCTGGCCAACGAGGGGCAGCCGTGGCTGTACCTGGCCTCGCAAAGCCCACGTCGTCGTCAATTGCTGGACCAACTGGGGGTGCGCCACGCCCTGTTGTTGCCGGATGCGGATGAAGATGCCGAAGCGCTGGAGGCCGAGCGTGCGGGCGAGTCTCCTGACGACTATGTGCAGCGCGTGACACTGGCCAAATGGCACGCGGCCATGGCGCGCATGCAGGCCCGGTTTTGCCGTGACGCTGAAGCCTGGCCCTTGGGGCCCGTGCTGTGTGCCGACACCACCGTGGCCTTGGGCTCGACCATCCTGGGCAAGCCGACCGATGCGGCCGATGCCACCCGCATGCTGCGCAGCCTGTCGGGGCGAACCCACCGCGTGCTGACTGCCGTTTGCGTGCACGGTCAACTGCGGGTGAGCGCGTCGCAGGTGCGCTGGCGCGCGCTGGACGACGCCGAGATCGAGCGTTATGTGGCCAGCGGCGAGCCTTTTGGCAAGGCCGGTGCTTATGCCATTCAGGGCCGATCGGGGGCCTGGACGGAACACATTGACGGCAGCTACAGCGGCATCATGGGTCTGCCGCTGTACGACACGGCAGAGCTGCTCAAACCCATGGGATGGAGCTTCTGA
- a CDS encoding acyl-CoA thioesterase, with product MDIDHHRHQLRMTVLMTPDMSNFSGNVHGGTILKLLDQVAYACASRYAGTYVVTLSVDQVTFRQPIHVGELVTFLASVNFTGKSSMEIGIKVVTENIRTQVVRHAQSCFFTMVAVDDEHKPTAVPPLSPQTPDEIRRFKAAQLRRQLRQEFEQRFKAVQSGEAETSA from the coding sequence ATGGACATTGACCACCACCGCCACCAGTTGCGCATGACCGTGCTCATGACCCCCGACATGTCGAACTTTTCGGGCAACGTGCACGGCGGCACCATCCTCAAGCTGCTGGACCAGGTGGCTTACGCCTGCGCATCGCGCTACGCGGGCACGTACGTGGTCACACTGTCGGTCGATCAGGTCACGTTCAGGCAGCCCATCCACGTGGGCGAGTTGGTCACGTTCCTGGCGTCGGTGAACTTCACCGGCAAGTCGTCGATGGAGATCGGCATCAAGGTGGTCACCGAAAACATCCGCACCCAGGTGGTTAGGCACGCACAAAGCTGCTTTTTCACCATGGTGGCCGTGGACGACGAGCACAAGCCCACCGCCGTGCCACCGCTGAGCCCTCAAACGCCTGACGAAATCCGCCGCTTCAAGGCCGCGCAGCTGCGCCGCCAACTGCGGCAAGAGTTTGAGCAGCGATTCAAGGCTGTGCAATCGGGCGAGGCCGAGACCTCGGCCTGA
- a CDS encoding helicase HerA-like C-terminal domain-containing protein gives MADPILLARHGDIECHLLPSLANRHGLITGATGTGKTITLQKLAESLSAAGVPVFMADVKGDLTGISQIGQLSPKVAGILADRGLPAPEPQACPTTLWDVFGEQGHPVRATISDMGPLLLSRMLGLNETQQGVLQLVFRVADDQGMLLLDLKDLRAMLQHVGDHAKDFTTEYGNISPASVGAIQRGLLQIEEQGGEKFFGEPMLDIHDFIQTVDGRGVVNILAADKLMNAPRLYATFLLWMLSELFETLPEVGDLDKPKLVFFFDEAHLLFKDAPAALVERIELVVRLVRSKGVGVYFVTQNPMDVPDTVLGQLGNRVQHALRAFSPRDQKAVKAAAETMRANPSLDITAAITELGVGEALISLLDEKARPGITQQVFVLPPGSQIGPITPEQRRQLLQRSLVAGVYEKALDRESAYEKLKAQTQQRLDTAEPRSGSMLDEAEQVMRERSPAPRAQAPRETARRAPASRSDSVFEALAKSAARTIGSTVGREIIRGVLGSILGGSRRR, from the coding sequence ATGGCCGACCCCATCTTGCTTGCCCGCCACGGCGACATCGAATGCCACCTGTTGCCCTCGCTGGCCAACCGCCACGGGCTGATCACCGGGGCCACGGGCACGGGCAAGACCATCACCCTGCAAAAGCTGGCCGAAAGCCTCAGCGCCGCGGGCGTGCCGGTGTTCATGGCCGACGTCAAAGGCGACCTGACGGGCATTTCCCAAATTGGGCAATTGAGCCCCAAGGTGGCCGGCATCCTGGCCGACCGGGGGCTGCCCGCGCCAGAGCCCCAGGCCTGCCCCACCACCTTGTGGGACGTGTTCGGCGAGCAAGGCCACCCAGTGCGCGCCACCATTTCGGACATGGGGCCACTGCTGCTGTCGCGCATGCTGGGACTGAATGAGACCCAGCAAGGCGTGCTGCAACTGGTGTTTCGCGTGGCCGATGACCAAGGCATGCTGTTGCTGGACCTGAAAGACCTGCGGGCCATGCTGCAACACGTGGGCGACCACGCCAAGGACTTCACCACCGAGTACGGCAACATCAGCCCGGCCAGCGTCGGCGCCATCCAGCGTGGACTGCTGCAGATTGAAGAGCAAGGCGGCGAGAAGTTCTTCGGCGAGCCCATGCTCGACATCCACGACTTCATCCAGACCGTGGATGGCCGTGGCGTGGTCAACATCCTGGCGGCCGACAAGCTGATGAACGCGCCCCGCCTGTACGCCACCTTCTTGCTGTGGATGCTGTCGGAGTTGTTCGAAACCCTGCCCGAGGTGGGCGATCTGGACAAGCCCAAGCTGGTGTTCTTCTTCGACGAGGCCCACCTGCTGTTCAAGGACGCGCCCGCCGCGCTGGTCGAGCGCATTGAGTTGGTGGTGCGCCTGGTGCGCTCCAAGGGCGTGGGCGTGTACTTCGTCACACAAAACCCCATGGACGTGCCCGACACGGTGCTGGGCCAGTTGGGCAACCGCGTGCAGCACGCGCTGCGGGCGTTTTCGCCCCGCGACCAGAAGGCCGTCAAGGCGGCGGCTGAAACCATGCGCGCCAACCCAAGCCTGGACATCACGGCGGCCATCACCGAACTGGGTGTGGGCGAGGCCCTGATCAGCCTGCTGGATGAAAAGGCCCGCCCGGGCATCACGCAGCAGGTGTTTGTGCTGCCGCCGGGCAGCCAGATCGGGCCGATCACACCCGAGCAGCGCCGCCAATTGCTGCAACGATCGCTGGTGGCCGGCGTGTATGAAAAGGCGCTGGACCGGGAATCGGCTTACGAAAAACTCAAGGCCCAGACCCAACAGCGCCTGGACACCGCCGAACCGCGCTCCGGCAGCATGCTGGACGAGGCCGAGCAGGTGATGCGCGAGCGTTCGCCCGCACCCCGCGCGCAAGCGCCCCGGGAAACCGCGCGCCGTGCGCCGGCATCGCGCAGCGACTCGGTGTTTGAGGCGCTGGCCAAGTCGGCTGCCCGCACCATCGGGTCCACGGTGGGACGGGAAATCATCCGGGGGGTGCTGGGGTCCATCCTCGGCGGCAGCCGCCGACGCTGA
- the rsfS gene encoding ribosome silencing factor has product MDIRKLQRVIVDGLEDVKAQDIVVFNTEHLSPLFERVIVATGNSNRQTKALASSVRETVKKAGFQIMRTEGEDNGEWIIVDCAAVVVHIMQPAIRQYYQLEEIWGEKPVALKRQAQKAGLVKASEPMDEVPAKVAKSPKAGKTPTVNKAAATKVAAKKAVGKKVAAKKVAAKKVAAKKVAAKTVVAKKAVAKKATAKKTVLSKVVVNAPEPKKAPARKAVAVKKVAAKKVAAKKVAVKKVVAKKAPAKKAPARKTAR; this is encoded by the coding sequence ATGGACATCCGCAAACTGCAACGCGTCATCGTCGACGGCCTGGAAGACGTCAAGGCGCAGGACATCGTCGTTTTCAACACCGAGCACCTCTCACCCCTGTTCGAGCGGGTGATCGTGGCCACCGGCAATTCCAATCGGCAGACCAAGGCGCTGGCGTCCAGCGTGCGCGAGACGGTCAAGAAGGCTGGCTTCCAGATCATGCGCACCGAGGGCGAAGACAACGGCGAGTGGATCATCGTCGACTGTGCCGCGGTGGTGGTGCACATCATGCAGCCGGCCATTCGCCAGTACTACCAGCTCGAAGAGATCTGGGGTGAGAAGCCCGTGGCCCTGAAGCGCCAGGCGCAAAAGGCCGGGTTGGTCAAGGCGTCCGAGCCCATGGACGAAGTGCCGGCCAAGGTGGCCAAGTCGCCCAAGGCCGGCAAAACGCCGACGGTCAACAAGGCGGCTGCCACCAAGGTGGCTGCCAAAAAGGCCGTGGGCAAGAAGGTGGCTGCGAAGAAGGTGGCTGCGAAGAAGGTGGCTGCGAAGAAGGTGGCTGCGAAGACGGTGGTGGCCAAGAAGGCTGTCGCCAAGAAGGCCACTGCCAAGAAGACGGTGCTGTCCAAGGTGGTCGTCAATGCCCCTGAGCCCAAGAAGGCCCCCGCCCGCAAGGCGGTGGCGGTGAAGAAGGTGGCGGCCAAGAAGGTTGCTGCCAAGAAAGTGGCCGTCAAAAAGGTCGTGGCCAAGAAGGCGCCAGCCAAAAAAGCGCCGGCCCGCAAGACGGCGCGCTGA